Proteins encoded together in one Rana temporaria chromosome 6, aRanTem1.1, whole genome shotgun sequence window:
- the LOC120942967 gene encoding serine protease 33-like isoform X2, with protein sequence MGALTVLILITTVGKAFGAADYSVCGSPLVSGRIVGGTDALDGEWPWQVAIIDIEGNLRYTCGGSLISPEWVMTAAHCINKPIQESNYKVYLGLYRLGEVSSHTVVANVRNIIVNNNFTSDGDPGDIALVQLATPVNYTQYIMPICLPSSTTTFPCGTECWVTGWGTRSSGGSLIQGGVLQEVMVPLIDRNMCQAMYNNGGSTESIQYDQICAGYKDGGKDSCQGDSGGPLVCKVQGVWYEVGIVSWGDGCADKYFPGVYTLVMAHQNWISTYLNATFSDVPNISTPTLQCEGDFNSNGGSIHLLHVHWTILVIASLLSFYL encoded by the exons TTGGCAAGGCTTTCGGTGCTGCAGATTATTCGGTGTGCGGCTCCCCGTTGGTGTCCGGTCGGATAGTTGGCGGTACAGATGCGTTGGATGGGGAGTGGCCCTGGCAGGTCGCTATTATAGATATTGAAGGAAATCTACGATATACATGTGGGGGCTCCCTGATCTCACCGGAGTGGGTTATGACTGCAGCACATTGCATCAACAA ACCTATCCAGGAATCAAATTATAAAGTATATTTGGGCCTGTACCGGCTGGGTGAGGTCAGTTCTCATACAGTTGTTGCCAATGTAAGGAATATCATTGTCAACAATAATTTTACAAGTGATGGAGATCCCGGGGACATCGCCCTGGTACAGCTGGCCACACCTGTCAACTATACTCAATACATCATGCCAATCTGTCTGCCATCTTCCACCACCACCTTCCCCTGTGGTACGGAGTGCTGGGTGACCGGCTGGGGTACAAGATCTTCTGGAG GGAGCTTAATTCAAGGTGGGGTCCTCCAGGAGGTCATGGTTCCCCTTATAGACCGCAATATGTGTCAAGCAATGTATAACAATGGGGGAAGTACCGAGAGCATCCAGTATGATCAGATTTGTGCCGGCTACAAGGATGGGGGAAAGGACTCTTGCCAG GGTGACTCAGGAGGACCTCTGGTGTGTAAGGTCCAGGGAGTCTGGTACGAAGTTGGAATCGTAAGCTGGGGAGATGGCTGCGCCGACAAATATTTCCCTGGGGTGTACACCCTGGTTATGGCCCACCAAAACTGGATCAGCACCTATCTGAACGCAACCTTCAGTGATGTCCCAAACATCTCCACACCAACACTGCAATGTGAAGGAGACTTCAATAGCAATGGAGGAAGCATCCATCTCTTACACGTTCACTGGACTATCTTGGTTATAGCTTCTCTTCTGTCCTTCTATCTATAA
- the LOC120942967 gene encoding serine protease 27-like isoform X1 has product MGMLTLLVLITTVGKAFGAADYSVCGSPLVSGRIVGGTDALDGEWPWQVAIIDIEGNLRYTCGGSLISPEWVMTAAHCINKPIQESNYKVYLGLYRLGEVSSHTVVANVRNIIVNNNFTSDGDPGDIALVQLATPVNYTQYIMPICLPSSTTTFPCGTECWVTGWGTRSSGGSLIQGGVLQEVMVPLIDRNMCQAMYNNGGSTESIQYDQICAGYKDGGKDSCQGDSGGPLVCKVQGVWYEVGIVSWGDGCADKYFPGVYTLVMAHQNWISTYLNATFSDVPNISTPTLQCEGDFNSNGGSIHLLHVHWTILVIASLLSFYL; this is encoded by the exons ATGGGAATGTTGACGCTACTCGTCTTAATAACTACAG TTGGCAAGGCTTTCGGTGCTGCAGATTATTCGGTGTGCGGCTCCCCGTTGGTGTCCGGTCGGATAGTTGGCGGTACAGATGCGTTGGATGGGGAGTGGCCCTGGCAGGTCGCTATTATAGATATTGAAGGAAATCTACGATATACATGTGGGGGCTCCCTGATCTCACCGGAGTGGGTTATGACTGCAGCACATTGCATCAACAA ACCTATCCAGGAATCAAATTATAAAGTATATTTGGGCCTGTACCGGCTGGGTGAGGTCAGTTCTCATACAGTTGTTGCCAATGTAAGGAATATCATTGTCAACAATAATTTTACAAGTGATGGAGATCCCGGGGACATCGCCCTGGTACAGCTGGCCACACCTGTCAACTATACTCAATACATCATGCCAATCTGTCTGCCATCTTCCACCACCACCTTCCCCTGTGGTACGGAGTGCTGGGTGACCGGCTGGGGTACAAGATCTTCTGGAG GGAGCTTAATTCAAGGTGGGGTCCTCCAGGAGGTCATGGTTCCCCTTATAGACCGCAATATGTGTCAAGCAATGTATAACAATGGGGGAAGTACCGAGAGCATCCAGTATGATCAGATTTGTGCCGGCTACAAGGATGGGGGAAAGGACTCTTGCCAG GGTGACTCAGGAGGACCTCTGGTGTGTAAGGTCCAGGGAGTCTGGTACGAAGTTGGAATCGTAAGCTGGGGAGATGGCTGCGCCGACAAATATTTCCCTGGGGTGTACACCCTGGTTATGGCCCACCAAAACTGGATCAGCACCTATCTGAACGCAACCTTCAGTGATGTCCCAAACATCTCCACACCAACACTGCAATGTGAAGGAGACTTCAATAGCAATGGAGGAAGCATCCATCTCTTACACGTTCACTGGACTATCTTGGTTATAGCTTCTCTTCTGTCCTTCTATCTATAA